A region of Bdellovibrio sp. ArHS DNA encodes the following proteins:
- the cutA gene encoding divalent-cation tolerance protein CutA: MLLFYIPCPDKNTAQKIARTLLEEKLVGCANIVSGMESMYWWEGKIETSSEHILILKALKTSDAQERITKRVMQLHPYEVPCVMTLPVLGINDSYKKWLEESMK; encoded by the coding sequence ATGCTTCTATTCTACATCCCCTGTCCTGACAAAAACACAGCACAGAAAATCGCCCGGACTTTACTGGAAGAAAAACTGGTGGGATGTGCGAACATTGTTTCCGGTATGGAATCGATGTATTGGTGGGAAGGAAAAATAGAGACAAGCTCTGAGCATATCCTGATCTTAAAAGCCTTGAAAACCTCTGACGCACAGGAAAGAATCACAAAACGAGTGATGCAGCTTCATCCTTACGAAGTGCCCTGCGTGATGACTCTCCCCGTCCTGGGAATCAACGACTCCTACAAGAAGTGGCTTGAAGAAAGCATGAAGTAG